The following coding sequences are from one Candidatus Borkfalkia ceftriaxoniphila window:
- the rplK gene encoding 50S ribosomal protein L11, whose translation MAKKITAVVKLQLPAGKATPGPPVGSTLGPHGINIPGFTKEFNAKTADQAGLIIPVVITIYQDRSFTFILKTPPVPVLIKKACKIESGSAKPNRDKVAKLTRAQVEEIAKLKMPDLNATSLESAMSMVKGTARSMGVTVEE comes from the coding sequence ATGGCTAAGAAAATCACTGCGGTAGTCAAATTGCAGCTTCCTGCGGGCAAGGCAACTCCCGGTCCGCCCGTCGGCTCCACGCTCGGACCGCACGGAATCAATATTCCCGGGTTCACCAAGGAATTCAACGCGAAGACGGCCGACCAGGCGGGTCTTATCATCCCCGTGGTCATCACCATTTACCAGGACCGTTCTTTCACGTTTATTCTGAAGACTCCGCCCGTACCCGTACTCATCAAAAAAGCGTGCAAGATCGAAAGCGGCAGCGCGAAACCCAACCGTGACAAGGTAGCAAAACTCACCCGCGCACAGGTGGAAGAGATCGCAAAGTTGAAAATGCCCGATCTGAACGCGACTTCGCTGGAATCGGCGATGAGCATGGTCAAAGGCACGGCGCGCAGCATGGGCGTTACGGTCGAAGAGTAA